The nucleotide sequence TTGTTTATCAGGTAAGTATTTACATGGCTGGTAAAAAGAAGTTAGCACCTACAGAAAATGACATACCAATTATTTGCAATTGTAACATTATGCAACGTTTCCCAGGGTTTTGTTCTTTGGATAAAGAACACAGCAAAATGATTTCCTGGCAGTCATAACACAGGTTTTGTCGCTCAACTGAACTGGCACAAGCTTTCACACTCCAACATGCTGTATTTCTTTCATCCATATTGTCCAGTATTGCAGATAGCTAAGGGTATTTTTGACATTAGCCTATAGTGATTATGAAGAACTTTTGACTTTGGTCCTCTCAGAGATGATGAAATCGTGAGACTATCATATGGAGGAAATGACACATTGAGTTAGTGGCAGAAATGTGTTTAGAAACCATCAATTACTGACTCTTTTAAGCTGTACTGATTCCATCAGCTTTCACTTTCAACCCTGGACTGTTTGGTGGAAATGTGTATGTAAGACTTTTGCTCAGTCACCATCGTATCAACAAAAGAGATGAACTGTGGTACAGAAGAGGGAAACCTTCAGTaattgtgttctttttcttttgaagataaaTGAAGAACTGTTTGCACTCTTTGGAATGAAACAAATTGTATTGTCTTATCCTCAGACAGATGATGTAAATGAAACAACATGCAAGACAATCAAAGCTTTCCTTAACAAATACTGCACTGACCATCCAGATGATTGGGATGAACATTTGTCTGCTATTGCCTATACTTTCAATTTGACAAATTTGGTATGTGAAGGTTCTTCCTTTTTTGATTGAAGTCCCCCAAAATATCTGCAAAGCTGTATGCtaaatttgcttgctttttgctcCCCATTTAAATAGGAGCCAGATCAAAACACCCCatatttccaaatgtttaatCGTAACCCACATGTTGTTGAGCCAATGAATATATGTGTGGAAGGAGAATACAGTATGTTTGCCAAAATATTTGAAGCAACTAAAAAAGCCAGTCAAGCACTGGAAGAAGAGAAAACCTCAGATTGCCAGGTAAAAGTCATATATTCAAATATTACTAGTAAGAagactgaagattaaaaaaaaaaaggaaaagcttgaaGTATAAAGTATAACTGATCTTTTACAGCAATGTGggggtttgtgtggtttttgggggtggttgtttttttttttttccccttcacctGTGATCCCTAGATTCCAGTGTAATGATTCTCACATGTATTTGGAGGGCGTAACCCTAAGAGACCTATTGCCAAGAGATTCATATCTGACTTAGAGGGCTGCATATCTATGGAAGCTGAAAACCATTGCCTATGGACTATTGATTTCTGAAGATAAAATCAATTTCTTCAGAAATCTCCAGCCCTACATATTGTGAATTACACACATCCAAACCCACTTAATGTTATGCTTCTGCATTATTAACCAGTGTTATGAAAACATATGATtacttttggaaaaagaaaatgtaattcatATGTCTCTTTCTACAGGTGGAGAAAAACACATCAGATGaacaaaaaatcagaaacaaaatcaCTGTCAAAAGGAAGCCAAAGCAATTAAATACCCTTCGACTTAAAGTTGGTCATGAAGTCCTCAGGCAAAGAAAAAACTGGTGGAAAGATGGTCGTTTCCAGTCGGAATGGGTTGGTCCTTGTATTATAGATTATATCACAGATAATGGCTGTGCAATATTAAGAGATGCCACAGGATCCAGGCTGAAAAGACCCATCAAGATGTCTCACCTCAAGCCATACATAAGAGGGTCCAATGAAAAAGgtttgtatatgtgtgtgtgtattttatatacataaaaaattttggttttttaacttttctgtcaCGTCTTGGTGTTAGGTTAGGTTATCAGAATGAACAAGTATTCACTCACCAGCATGAATTAAACTAACACTGGGGAATAATTTAATAGTTGCAGTTTTCAGTAAGGAGAACAGTGAGTGTGAGTGGCTTCAAACCTATGCAGAGCATGGAACAGAGCTAATGAATCATGTTTAAagtctgtttaaaaatagctttcattAAAATTGCTTCTAATTTGTGGTTTGGCCCTGTTCATGCTGGCTGGTGAAAACATGCTAGAAGTACGATCAGGCTGAACtgtattcaaaaagcattttctgacTGTGTTTCTGTTTTGATGTAGACAGGATTcacatttattttgcttgtgcaatagaatcatggaatctcctttttctttttttttctttttttttttttttgcttagtctGACTAGTGCAGATGGTAcatgttaaacttttttttttttattaacaacaaAAGAGTGTCCTCTAAAGCCTTAAATTAGAAGGACTACATCAGAGAACTGATTTTCTggagagtttattttaaattgtgcTACTGAAGAAGTAAATGTGTTTCTCTCACCAGAGCAAATAAAATTGTCATGCTCTACAGTAGGACTGCTAGAAATTCCCAAAGACTTGGGTAATCAACTGCCACTCTTGCTCTTACACATTCAGTGTGTCCTTTTGCAATGCTGCTGTGTTAATCAAACAGTGGCAGCTGgttcttttctgttgttgctgcctTCAAGTCACCACAGgcattttaaggaaaatgaatACTCAGTGTTTAGAAGACTTCTGTCACAGAACAAGCTGCTTTTTGGTTCAGGATTCTTGAAAAGTAGAACAATTCCCACCCTATTGGCATTTGTGGCAAAGCTTTGGTTCTTGAAAATGCATAAACTGCATTGAGATGGTAGTTTCTTCCATCACCTCTTAAAGCTGAGGGATTTGCAAAGCTGAAACTAATTCTGGAATTTCATGTGAGAAGCTGGTATTTATGCCAGTTGTCAGTTACAGATTTCATAACCAAGATCCCGATTTCATGTCACGTCTCCAGGACGCTACTTATACTGTTGAACAATCACTCTGTGGCTTGCAGTTCCTCATTAAATTGCTGATCCATAAGGAGGAAGTCACATGCATGTCAAGCTTGCAGATAATCTCCAGCTATTATAATGACTGTGGTCAAATGTGTCACGGTGTAAGTAGTTAAATGTAGTTGTCTTTGTAGGATCAGAGCTTAATATGTTTACCACTAAATACTGCAGAAGCAGTACGTAAGCAtagtttcttccctttcccaggaAGTGACTAAAGATTTGTTGTCTGGCACAGGCAAAAAATTCAATGGATTATGAATACTTACAAATCTTAAAATTATAGACTGATATTCATACATATTTATATTGTGTAGAGAGGTAAACCAGGCTTTGCCAGAATAATTGCCAGCCTTTATCAAACAGCCTAACAGCCatcaagaaaaagtattttttctgttggATAAGAGCAATGAAACTGGGCAGTGAATGACATGGTGAATGACACCTTTTTAATCCATAAAGAAACACATGTATCTTTGTAACAAAGGACTTCTCTTTATTAGCAGGGGTGGACTTTTTTTATCTGCAACTTATTTATTATTCCTACTGCTGTGGTGTAAGTCTGGTGGCTGTCCCACCAGACTGGTGGCATAACCTTGGATGGGAACAAAGCATTTGCAGCGTTCTCTCTGAAATAAATGTGGAAAAAGTACATCTTTCATGAGGATATTTGTGGCCTTGCCTACCAACTTTGTAAGTGTTATTAAGCATTTTGCTTACCTTGCTCCAAAAATCTGAAGTGTATCTTGTGTGTATCACACTTTAGATGTGTGAGTTTGGGAGCTTTAAAGAGGAAGGCAAAGCCTGGAAATGGAGCACTCATTTTTTTTATGTGAGGAAAAAATCTTTTGCAGGTAAGAATGGACGATCAGAAGCAAGGTATTTTTTCATAACCTTTTGTAACACTCTTGGTCTAAGGATAAATCCTGGGTCAGTGCATTGATAGAGCCCTTGGTACCGGCATCACAGATTCGCAGTCTGGGTGTAGCTGGGTTGCTTGCTACCGGGGTGTCTTTACAGCCAGGTGGAGGTTCCAGGACACCTTATGGATACATACATTTATGTGTCTGAagcaatgttttgttttccttgtttgagTGTAGTTTGGTTTAAGTATTAAACTCAAGAGAATGCCTCTGATTCCAGTGCTCAAATGATTCAGGAGTGCAAACAGGCAGATTTAGGTCACATCTGTTGAGAAACATGGCCAGAACAGTGCAGTTTGACCTCCACAGTAGCTCCCACAAAGGTCCCTCTTTGGACTTACACCTCACAAAGGAATTTGCAGCCCCCTATGTAGACATAATTATCTGTTGAAGACCGCTTCTGATTTAACAGAACGCTTAATTTCACACTAGGGTCCTCATGTAAGCAGGAAGATAGGCCCCAACCTCATCTTCCAAAACAGAAGTATTAACACCATGTTGACAGTTACACTTCTAATTTGTGTGGTcagactgttttcattttatttgaactCATCTGGAAAAGTCAAACACTGTAACCATGTATTGGATAGAAGAAAAGCTCAATAGTACTATACAGTAGCAATCACCATTATTGTCTTTAAATTCTATAAAACTGTTGTAGTTCTctttttacttcttaaaaaacCCTGTTGTGTTGCGTTAAGATTTCCCAGCAGAGCTTGGAGCAGCCACGTTTCTTTGTGTGTGTACACAAAATGGAAGAATCTGCGTGTCCATTCATTTAAGGTATTAGTTCAGTACATGACTGTGACAGACATCAAGATAGTCATTGACCTAGCAAAGAAAAACTCTTAATGTGGAGCATTGCAAGCATTATTTTGTGGTTGTAATGAGATGCAGCCAAATATTTGATGCTCAGTGAAATTAGGCAATTCACCTTATCAGGCTGCTGTCACTGAAACATTCTTGTCCTCTTATGGAAATCGTTTTGCAAAGTAAGTTAGCACCTCACTAACATTTTAAGTATGGCTTGTGGGATCTGATTTAATGGCTACTTTTCTTTTACAGGCAGCCATTACTTTTTACAAGGTGCCGTAGTTGTTGACCATGACTATATTGGCTTATCGGAAAGATCCTGGAATCCAAGCCAACAAGACTCTGTTGctgaagaggaaataaatgcCTACACAAGAGATGTCGTGTCTGCTGTACAAATGGCACCTGCAGCCTGCAAAGACCAAGAATCAACAGATGGTAAACATCAGTCTGAGCTGACAGAAGAGCGTTGCATTCAATCAAACACTGCAAAGCCAGAGCAATGGCCTTCACCTTGTTGGACACTTCAGACCAAGATAGAGGATACTTAAGCATATTCTCATGACACATTTCATTGCCAAACAGTTTGGAACGTCTGtggcagactgaaaaaaatgtaatagctCCAAATTCCTTAGCCAAATCCACTTTACTACTTTATGAATATAAAAGTACTGCAGGTGTCCACTGGTTAATTTTTATGGGCATTAAGAAGGAATTGCTCTGCTACCAGAAACATAGGCACAACCTAGTAAAAGCACATGTTCTACTACTGTATGACTTTAAGAACATTGTAGGTGTCCAGTGGTTAATTTATGTGGGCGTTAAGAAGCACTCACTCAGTGACCAACAGTACAGGCACAACCTAGTAAAAGCACATGTTCTCATCATGCATTTGAATTTCAGATTTTGTTAGTAGAATGGCAGTGTGGCTGTACCTTACTGTTACCCACTCAGGACACAATGCATCATTTCAATGTAATGACCTTTTCATTAATCCTTAGATGACTCATTCCTAATGTGCAGAGATACTGTGGGATGAATATAATCTAAGCAACTTGCTGTAAGTTTTGCCTCCACTGTAGAGAAGCTCACATCCTCCTTTTCCTGTtataaaacagttttctttctgagaagCTGCAAACTGACTTTTACAGCTTTCAATTTCTAGTCTAACCCACAGCTCTAAGATCTCACAAAACAGTAAAGCTGCCAAAACTAAGTATATGTAATGTTCTGCACATGAAACAAGGAGACCTTCAGCTGCTGCCTGCTCATCAAAACTCTGCTAGGGAGAGCAATTTTAATTTCTCAGGTGTGTCAAGATCTTAAGAGCTTTCAGCATTCATTTGTGC is from Harpia harpyja isolate bHarHar1 chromosome Z, bHarHar1 primary haplotype, whole genome shotgun sequence and encodes:
- the GIN1 gene encoding gypsy retrotransposon integrase-like protein 1 isoform X1, producing the protein MVRSGKNGGLHLKQIAYYKRTGEYHPTTLSSERSGIRRAAKKFVFKENKLFYVGKDRKQMRLVIVSDEEKKKVLQKCHENAAGTHHGISRTLTLVESNYYWTSVTNDVKQWVYACQHCQVAKNTITTVPKTHPIKAEDPWTAVTIDLMGPFNVTNRSHKYIIIMTDLFTRWTVILPLHDTSAAEIAKAIINVFFLYGPPQKMPIDQGKELVYQINEELFALFGMKQIVLSYPQTDDVNETTCKTIKAFLNKYCTDHPDDWDEHLSAIAYTFNLTNLEPDQNTPYFQMFNRNPHVVEPMNICVEGEYSMFAKIFEATKKASQALEEEKTSDCQVEKNTSDEQKIRNKITVKRKPKQLNTLRLKVGHEVLRQRKNWWKDGRFQSEWVGPCIIDYITDNGCAILRDATGSRLKRPIKMSHLKPYIRGSNEKGSHYFLQGAVVVDHDYIGLSERSWNPSQQDSVAEEEINAYTRDVVSAVQMAPAACKDQESTDGKHQSELTEERCIQSNTAKPEQWPSPCWTLQTKIEDT
- the GIN1 gene encoding gypsy retrotransposon integrase-like protein 1 isoform X2; translated protein: MVRSGKNGGLHLKQIAYYKRTGEYHPTTLSSERSGIRRAAKKFVFKENKLFYVGKDRKQMRLVIVSDEEKKKVLQKCHENAAGTHHGISRTLTLVESNYYWTSVTNDVKQWVYACQHCQVAKNTITTVPKTHPIKAEDPWTAVTIDLMGPFNVTNRSHKYIIIMTDLFTRWTVILPLHDTSAAEIAKAIINVFFLYGPPQKMPIDQGKELVYQTDDVNETTCKTIKAFLNKYCTDHPDDWDEHLSAIAYTFNLTNLEPDQNTPYFQMFNRNPHVVEPMNICVEGEYSMFAKIFEATKKASQALEEEKTSDCQVEKNTSDEQKIRNKITVKRKPKQLNTLRLKVGHEVLRQRKNWWKDGRFQSEWVGPCIIDYITDNGCAILRDATGSRLKRPIKMSHLKPYIRGSNEKGSHYFLQGAVVVDHDYIGLSERSWNPSQQDSVAEEEINAYTRDVVSAVQMAPAACKDQESTDGKHQSELTEERCIQSNTAKPEQWPSPCWTLQTKIEDT